A genomic segment from Centroberyx gerrardi isolate f3 chromosome 22, fCenGer3.hap1.cur.20231027, whole genome shotgun sequence encodes:
- the LOC139908669 gene encoding patched domain-containing protein 3-like — protein MGCRRTDCLAKPLSGLCSRLGSLVGSYPVYFFVIPLLLSAAFGGGFTFLKDRQDNDIERQFTPRKGPSKIARQFVRENFPYNDSMFSVERLYDKGNFASIIALSTNVNNSNILANEAFEDVIKLSHKILNITVDHGQVGFRELCAKANGECVTNDILEILHYKANGTDRTSIEFPVHTYRSRAMFLGSVIGGVSTDANDLVTSAQALKLFYFLEDQESTAEATKAWLRGFKRLLSAERSSEAIAVSYYTSKSRQEEIENHTTDGFPLFLITYALAITFSVISCLRLDNVRNKVWVAVIGVLSTGLAVVSSFGLMLYIGVPFVITVANSPFLILGIGLNNMFILVSDWQHTNVKDPVPSRMAHSYKEAVMSITITTLTDVLKFLIGVTSDFPSVQSFCLYTTASIIFCYIYTVTFFGAFLALNGRREAGNRHWLTCMKIPSQDPDNSSVMYSICCVGGDYDKNTGAEKKQPASIFFKNYYGPLLTKPWVKGVVLFLYAAYLAASVYGCFHVQQGIELYDLAADNSHVITYHGKDRQYFSDYGPNVMVAVTEEFPYWDATKRSQLQACMEDFKKLQFVDEHLYTSWLDSYLSYGQNTHLNLDDKDVFLKNLSSFFDLFPFFEQDVNFTGGAIHASRFFVQTVHIANASMEIEMLAGLKATAGRCSVASLLVYHPAFIFYDQYGVIIKTTIKNVGVITAVMLVVSLLLIPNPLCSLWVTCSIGSVIAGVTGFMALWDVSLDSISMIIFTVCIGFTVDFSAHVSYAFVSSEKPGADEKAVDALSSLGYPILQGALSTILGVSVLATSEFHIFRTFFKIIFLVMLIGMVHGLAFIPVLLTLFTCSSDKGKSKETTLSVSKH, from the exons ATGGGCTGCAGACGCACAGACTGCCTTGCGAAGCCTTTATCGGGCCTTTGCTCAAGACTGGGGTCGCTTGTGGGCTCCTATCCCGTCTATTTCTTTGtgattcctcttctcctttcggCAGCGTTTGGCGGAGGCTTCACTTTCCTCAAAGACAGGCAGGACAACGACATCGAGCGGCAGTTCACACCCAGGAAGGGACCCTCGAAGATCGCGAGACAGTTTGTCAGAGAGAACTTTCCGTACAACGACTCCATGTTTTCAGTAGAGAGGCTGTACGACAAGGGCAACTTTGCATCAATCATTGCTTTATCAACTAACGTTAACAATTCCAATATACTGGCAAATGAGGCTTTTGAGGACGTCATCAAACTCAGCCATAAGATACTTAACATCACCGTGGACCATGGGCAGGTGGGATTCAGGGAGTTATGCGCTAAGGCCAACGGGGAATGTGTGACAAACGACATCCTGGAAATTCTTCACTATAAAGCAAATGGAACTGACCGAACCAGCATTGAATTCcctgtacatacatacagatcCAGAGCGATGTTTCTGGGTTCTGTAATTGGTGGAGTTAGTACAGACGCCAACGATTTGGTCACAAGCGCTCAGGCTCTGAAACTCTTCTACTTCTTAGAGGATCAGGAAAGCACGGCTGAAGCTACGAAGGCGTGGCTGAGAGGATTCAAAAGGCTCTTATCAGCTGAGAGGAGCAGCGAAGCCATCGCA GTGTCCTACTATACCTCAAAGTCCAGGCAGGAGGAGATTGAAAATCACACCACAGATGGCTTCCCATTATTCCTCATCACATATGCCCTTGCTATCACCTTCTCAGTCATATCTTGCCTGAG ACTGGACAATGTGAGGAACAAGGTTTGGGTGGCTGTCATCGGCGTCCTCTCCACCGGCCTGGCTGTCGTCTCTTCCTTTGGCTTGATGCTTTACATTGGAGTTCCCTTCGTTATTACTGTGGCAAACTCTCCTTTCCTCATACTTG gaatcGGCCTCAACAACATGTTCATCCTGGTCTCCGACTGGCAGCACACCAACGTGAAAGACCCTGTTCCCTCGCGGATGGCTCACTCCTACAAAGAGGCAGTCATgtccatcaccatcaccacgcTGACCGACGTCCTCAAGTTCCTCATCGGCGTCACGTCCGACTTCCCATCAGTACAGTCGTTCTGCCTCTACACAACCGCCTCCATcatattttgttacatttacACCGTCACCTTCTTTGGAGCTTTCTTGGCTCTgaatgggaggagagaagcCGGCAACAGGCACTGGCTGACCTGCATGAAAATACCATCACAGGACCCCGACAATTCTTCTGTGATGTACAGCATCTGCTGTGTGGGAGGGGACTATGATAAAAACACTGGAGCAGAGAAAAAACAACCAGCTAGTATTTTCTTTAAGAATTACTACGGCCCGTTGTTGACAAAACCATGGGTTAAGGGAGTTGTACTCTTCCTTTACGCTGCATATTTAGCTGCAAGTGTTTATGGATGTTTCCATGTGCAGCAGGGGATTGAGCTTTATGATTTGGCGGCTGATAACTCCCATGTCATCACATATCACGGAAAGGACAGGCAATACTTTTCTGATTACGGTCCAAATGTGATGGTTGCTGTAACTGAGGAATTCCCATATTGGGATGCGACCAAGAGATCTCAACTCCAGGCCTGCATGGAAGACTTTAAAAAGCTGCAGTTTGTAGATGAGCATTTATACACATCCTGGCTGGACTCTTACTTGTCCTACgggcaaaacacacatttaaatcTCGATGATAAAGACGTCTTTCTCAAGAATCTCTCTTCATTTTTTGACTTATTTCCTTTTTTCGAGCAGGACGTGAACTTCACCGGAGGCGCCATCCACGCTTCCCGCTTCTTCGTTCAGACTGTCCACATTGCCAACGCCAGTATGGAAATAGAAATGCTCGCCGGCCTTAAAGCCACTGCGGGCCGATGCAGCGTAGCCTCTTTATTGGTCTATCACCCGGCATTCATCTTCTATGACCAATATGGAGTAATAATCAAAACCACCATCAAGAACGTGGGTGTGATCACAGCTGTGATGCTGGtcgtctctctcctgctgattCCAAACCCGCTCTGCTCATTATGGGTGACTTGTTCTATCGGCTCGGTGATTGCGGGGGTGACCGGCTTCATGGCATTATGGGACGTCAGCCTCGACTCCATATCCATGATCATCTTCACCGTCTGCATCGGCTTCACCGTCGACTTCTCCGCTCACGTGTCCTACGCCTTCGTCTCCAGCGAGAAGCCCGGTGCTGATGAGAAGGCCGTGGACGCGCTCTCCAGTTTGGGATATCCCATACTTCAAGGGGCGCTGTCCACCATTTTGGGAGTGTCGGTGTTGGCCACGTCTGAATTTCACATCTTCAGGACTTTTTTTAAGATCATCTTCCTCGTCATGTTGATCGGGATGGTTCACGGCCTCGCTTTCATTCCAGTGCTTCTGACGTTGTTTACATGCAGCTCAGATAAAGGAAAAAGTAAAGAAACGACTTTGAGCGTCAGCAAACACTGA
- the thnsl1 gene encoding threonine synthase-like 1, whose protein sequence is MGVLNASQLALKAARSYLSPFTTSKSWLSTRTSLLGDRNLLLMGPPGAGKTTVGRIVAQRLGLPVIDVDDDVLEETWKMPVSAKLAAVGGERFLEEEGKALCGFSASGCVVSLTGSNPLHAAAMRHVKQTGLVVYLDVDTEDIVQRLSRMKVNRIVGQEAGASMRKILRYRKQFYEKWLDVRVLCGTGDTVEEVAEKVLKAVERYQNPAAETYVSTRSSSKESSNHKTYFSDVVLEGLAPDGGLYVPKNGFPKLDTREWLRLAGMSYPERALALLEKCIHPIDIPAFDLREMVFKAYGKNFASEAVAPVKHLIGNQYVQELFHGPTASFKDLALQLMPQLFAYCLPQMCNYLILVATSGDTGSAVLSGFSGLSDGDRHRTGVLVFFPEEGVSEIQKLQMTGYTEGNAKAVSVLSDFDFCQRAIKRMFGESGLTGHLAVEYATVLSTANSINWARLLPQVVYHSSAYLDLFRDGVIKFGEPIDVCIPTGNFGNAMSALYAKQMGVPIRKVICASNRNRIITDFITTGECDLRGRPLIASRSPAIDILKSSNLERFIYHVSGGDGHLVRELFTRLDRDQYFGVSEPLLAKMQQDVLAGWCSEDDCLAAIQSVRTQTGYVMDTHTAVAQVVAGRLQDGSCPVVVCSTAHYGKFAPAVLKALQSQNIPEDPLEQLKELRATASRPEMHGHMITRLEESGSQAHTVCPAEYGVLVEEVETMIQDSFLKVM, encoded by the exons ATGGGTGTGTTGAATGCAAGTCAGCTTGCACTAAAAGCTGCCAGAAGCTACTTGAGTCCTTTCACCACATCAAAGTCATGGCTGTCCACCAGGACCTCCTTGCTGGGGGACAGAAACCTCCTGCTGATGGGACCTCCTGGTGCGGGCAAGACCACAGTGGGCAGGATCGTGGCCCAGAGACTGGGACTGCCTGTCATCGACGTGGACGACGACGTCTTGGAGGAGACGTGGAAGATGCCCGTGTCCGCCAAGCTGGCAGCAGTCGGCGGCGAGCGTTTCCTGGAGGAGGAAGGTAAAGCCCTGTGTGGTTTCTCTGCCTCCGGGTGTGTTGTGTCCCTCACAGGCTCCAACCCTCTGCATGCTGCGGCGATGCGGCACGTCAAGCAGACCGGGCTGGTCGTCTACCTGGACGTGGACACCGAGGACATCGTGCAGAGACTCTCCAGGATGAAGGTGAACAGGATCGTGGGCCAGGAGGCGGGGGCGTCCATGAGGAAGATTCTGCGCTACAGGAAACAGTTTTACGAGAAGTGGCTGGATGTCCGGGTGCTGTGCGGCACGGGGGACACAGTGGAGGAGGTGGCGGAGAAGGTGCTGAAGGCTGTGGAGAGATATCAGAACCCTGCGGCAGAAACCTACGTGTCAACCAGGAGTAGTAGTAAAGAATCATCCAATCATAAAACATACTTCAGCGATGTGGTACTTGAGGGTCTCGCCCCAGACGGAGGACTCTACGTACCCAAGAATGGCTTCCCAAAGCTTGATACTCGAGAATGGCTGAGACTAGCTGGCATGTCATACCCAGAACGAGCTTTAGCTTTACTTGAGAAGTGCATACACCCCATAGATATCCCCGCTTTCGATCTTAGGGAAATGGTATTCAAGGCGTATGGGAAGAACTTTGCTAGCGAGGCAGTTGCACCTGTAAAACACCTAATCGGCAACCAGTATGTCCAGGAGCTTTTCCACGGCCCCACCGCCTCCTTTAAGGACCTGGCCTTGCAGCTGATGCCCCAGCTCTTCGCCTATTGCCTCCCGCAGATGTGCAACTACCTCATCCTGGTCGCCACATCTGGAGACACGGGAAGCGCCGTGCTCAGCGGCTTCAGCGGCCTCAGCGACGGCGACAGACACAGGACCGGCGTGCTGGTGTTTTTCCCCGAGGAAGGGGTGAGTGAGATCCAGAAGCTGCAGATGACGGGCTACACAGAGGGAAACGCCAAGGCGGTCAGCGTCCTGTCAGACTTTGACTTCTGCCAGAGAGCCATCAAGAGGATGTTCGGGGAGTCGGGGCTGACGGGGCACCTGGCTGTGGAGTACGCCACTGTCCTCAGCACCGCCAACTCCATCAACTGGGCCCGGCTGCTACCACAG GTGGTTTACCACTCCTCAGCATATCTGGATCTGTTCAGAGACGGCGTTATCAAGTTCGGGGAGCCCATTGACGTTTGCATCCCTACTGGTAACTTCGGCAACGCCATGTCCGCTCTGTACGCCAAGCAAATGGGCGTCCCGATAAGAAAAGTCATCTGCGCCTCCAACCGCAACCGCATCATCACAGACTTTATCACCACGGGCGAGTGCGATCTCCGCGGACGGCCGCTTATCGCCTCCCGCTCCCCGGCTATAGATATCCTGAAGTCCTCTAACCTGGAGAGGTTCATCTACCACGTCTCAGGGGGAGACGGCCATCTCGTCAGGGAGCTGTTCACGCGCCTGGACAGAGACCAGTACTTCGGGGTTTCCGAGCCTCTTCTCGCCAAGATGCAGCAGGACGTTTTGGCCGGCTGGTGCTCAGAAGACGACTGCCTGGCCGCCATCCAGAGCGTTCGCACACAGACCGGATACGTCATGGACACGCACACCGCCGTGGCTCAAGTGGTGGCCGGCAGGCTGCAGGACGGCTCGTGTCCGGTGGTGGTTTGTTCCACTGCGCACTACGGGAAGTTTGCACCCGCTGTCCTCAAAGCTCTGCAGTCCCAAAACATCCCAGAAGATCCTCTGGAGCAGCTGAAGGAGCTGCGAGCGACGGCGTCCAGACCGGAGATGCACGGACACATGATCACACGCCTTGAGGAAAGTGGCAGCCAGGCGCACACTGTGTGTCCGGCAGAGTACGGCGTGCTGGTGGAAGAGGTGGAGACGATGATACAGGACTCCTTTCTGAAGGTTATGTAg